A stretch of Bos indicus isolate NIAB-ARS_2022 breed Sahiwal x Tharparkar chromosome 24, NIAB-ARS_B.indTharparkar_mat_pri_1.0, whole genome shotgun sequence DNA encodes these proteins:
- the CETN1 gene encoding centrin-1, producing the protein MASSYRKPTVASTSQKRKVGPKPELTEEQKQEVREAFDLFDADGSGTIDVKELKVAMRALGFEPRKEEMKRMIADVDKEGTGKISFNDFLAVMTQKMAEKDTKEEILKAFRLFDDDETGKISFKNLKRVAKELGENLTDEELQEMIDEADRDGDGEVNEDEFLRIMKKTNLY; encoded by the coding sequence ATGGCTTCCAGCTACAGGAAGCCCACCGTGGCCTCCACCAGCCAGAAAAGAAAGGTGGGGCCTAAGCCCGAACTCACTGAAGAGCAAAAGCAAGAAGTTCGCGAAGCGTTCGACCTCTTCGATGCCGACGGCAGCGGCACCATCGACGTGAAGGAGCTCAAAGTGGCCATGAGGGCGCTGGGCTTTGAACCCAGGAAGGAGGAGATGAAGAGGATGATCGCCGACGTGGACAAAGAAGGCACGGGGAAGATCAGCTTCAACGACTTCTTGGCCGTGATGACTCAGAAGATGGCTGAGAAAGACACCAAGGAAGAAATCCTGAAGGCGTTCAGGCTCTTTGATGATGACGAGACCGGGAAAATCTCTTTCAAAAACCTAAAGCGTGTGGCCAAAGAGTTGGGAGAAAACCTCACGGATGAAGAGCTCCAGGAAATGATTGACGAAGCTGACCGAGATGGAGACGGCGAAGTGAACGAGGATGAGTTTCTTCGCATCATGAAAAAGACCAACCTCTATTGA